One Phaseolus vulgaris cultivar G19833 chromosome 2, P. vulgaris v2.0, whole genome shotgun sequence DNA window includes the following coding sequences:
- the LOC137811575 gene encoding uncharacterized protein translates to MADHDHPHRHHHHRPHRLSVPPRSATFGGTPGPYPAFGYPSFSSPTPTPSKSRRPPASLSIPKTKSKSRSSLFLLLFFSLRSLYSLLPFLRSSPSFSLFPFSFLVSLLSFSLTLTFSLFSSSSSSSSKDNPFLHHKPKLSLFSLPHSHQRILLAKSVLLALVFLLRFQALRYCSTASMILAELMGSVAAQPRNPQRPNLRGFLSLSLGLLMLSFGWDRVECFPFSPSCVSGRIWPLFLPFLSGFLTRYQLVDSGTTLKQLGPKRVRLITLFFTTVILFVPAVFSFFVFESQEDNVAFGNLLWPLANTVVFGVLLSENYSDEDNDDDGLVSLRDSQREFLVTFVCTLVLELFYFPELSLWGLLLCGLLLYMGVRDLDPFHSNEEEFLSDVIMKPIRHVLSERKSRKIAVFLLINAGYMVVEFSVGFMSNSLGLISDACHMLFDCAALAIGLYASYISRFPANNHYNYGRGRFEVLSGYTNAVFLVLVGALIVVESFERILDPQEISTNSLLVVSIGGFLVNVIGLIFFHEEHHHAHGHGMSGSSCSHSHSHPELHNHHHTHHHHEHDHLHCHSHGTTHVSHDKFISIPSDSRDHSCSSDHGDHHNHSHHSHENKLHGECHDHEDNHNIQSFKHHEAADCHGHGEHHDQTGDSSHEEAPLVHKERGHHHIDHNMEGIFLHVLADTLGSVGVVISTLLIKYKGWLIADPACSIFISILIVSSVIPLLKNSAEVLLQRVPRVQEHELKDALSNVLKIQGVYGIQKFHSWSFTNSDVVGTMHLHLSTDTDKTSAKSQVLHLLHNAGIKDVTLQVECVG, encoded by the coding sequence ATGGCCGATCACGATCACCCTCAccgccaccaccaccaccgCCCGCACCGCCTTTCAGTGCCACCGCGTTCAGCCACATTCGGCGGCACTCCGGGACCCTACCCCGCCTTCGGATACCCATCATTCTCTAGTCCGACGCCCACCCCTTCGAAAAGCCGCCGCCCACCGGCTTCTCTTTCCATCCCGAAAACGAAATCAAAATCCAGATCCTCCCTCTTCTTGCTCCTCTTCTTCTCCCTCCGCTCCCTCTACTCCCTCCTCCCCTTCCTCCGCTCCTCCCCCTCCTTCTCTCTCTTCCCCTTCTCCTTCCTTGTCTCCCTCCTCTCCTTCTCTCTCACCCTCACCTTCTCCCTCTTCTCCTCCTcctcatcctcctcctccaaagacAACCCCTTTCTCCACCACAAGCCCAAGCTCTCTCTTTTCTCCCTCCCCCACTCCCACCAGAGGATCCTCCTCGCCAAATCCGTTCTCCTCGCCCTCGTCTTCCTCCTCCGATTCCAAGCCCTCCGCTACTGCAGCACCGCCTCCATGATCCTCGCCGAACTCATGGGCTCCGTCGCGGCCCAGCCCAGAAACCCCCAACGGCCCAACCTCCGCGGCTTCCTCTCCCTCTCCCTTGGCCTCCTCATGCTCTCCTTCGGCTGGGACCGGGTCGAATGCTTTCCTTTCTCTCCCAGCTGCGTCTCTGGCAGGATTTGGCCTTTGTTTCTTCCTTTCCTGTCCGGCTTTCTCACTCGTTACCAGCTCGTTGATTCCGGAACCACGCTTAAACAGCTTGGCCCCAAACGGGTTCGGTTAATTACTCTCTTTTTCACCACTGTTATTCTCTTTGTTCCTGCTGTTTTTAGCTTCTTTGTGTTTGAGTCTCAAGAAGACAATGTCGCCTTTGGAAATCTGTTATGGCCTCTGGCCAACACTGTTGTTTTCGGTGTCCTGCTGAGTGAGAATTACAGCGACGAGGACAACGATGATGATGGTTTGGTGAGTTTGAGAGACTCTCAGAGGGAGTTTCTGGTCACTTTCGTGTGTACCCTGGTCTTGGAACTTTTTTACTTCCCTGAACTTTCCCTCTGGGGTTTGTTGCTGTGTGGACTATTGCTCTATATGGGTGTTAGAGACTTGGATCCTTTTCATTCCAATGAAGAGGAGTTTTTAAGTGACGTTATTATGAAGCCTATTAGACATGTTTTGAGTGAGAGGAAGTCAAGAAAAATCGCTGTGTTTCTTCTGATCAATGCTGGATATATGGTTGTTGAATTTTCTGTCGGTTTTATGAGCAATAGTCTTGGGCTGATATCTGATGCATGTCACATGTTGTTTGATTGTGCTGCTTTGGCCATTGGGTTGTATGCCTCGTATATATCTCGTTTTCCTGCGAATAATCACTATAACTATGGGAGAGGAAGATTTGAGGTTCTATCAGGGTATACTAATGCTGTGTTTCTAGTTCTTGTGGGAGCACTTATAGTGGTTGAATCCTTTGAGAGGATATTGGATCCCCAAGAAATATCAACTAATAGCTTGTTGGTTGTCTCTATAGGAGGGTTTTTAGTCAATGTCATCGGCTTGATATTCTTTCACGAGGAGCATCATCACGCCCATGGCCATGGAATGTCTGGATCATCGTGCTCCCATTCACACTCACACCCAGAGTTACATAATCACCATCACACTCACCATCATCATGAGCATGATCATCTGCATTGCCATTCTCACGGAACAACACATGTCAGCCATGATAAATTTATATCCATTCCCAGTGATAGTCGAGACCATTCATGCTCTAGTGATCATGGCGATCATCATAATCATAGCCATCATAGTCATGAGAATAAGCTTCATGGTGAGTGTCACGATCATGAAGACAATCACAACATTCAGAGCTTTAAGCATCATGAAGCTGCTGACTGCCATGGCCATGGTGAACATCATGATCAAACTGGAGACTCTAGTCATGAAGAAGCTCCACTTGTCCACAAAGAGCGCGGCCATCACCATATTGATCACAACATGGAAGGGATATTCCTGCATGTTCTTGCTGATACCTTGGGAAGTGTTGGTGTAGTTATCTCTACACTGTTAATTAAGTACAAGGGATGGCTTATTGCTGATCCCGCCTGctcaatttttatttctattttaattgtATCCTCCGTGatacctttactaaaaaattcaGCAGAAGTTTTACTCCAAAGAGTGCCAAGGGTGCAAGAACATGAGTTGAAGGATGCCTTATCTAACGTTTTGAAGATACAAGGTGTTTATGGCATTCAAAAGTTTCATTCCTGGAGCTTCACAAACTCAGATGTAGTCGGTACGATGCATCTTCACTTGTCAACAGATACAGACAAGACATCCGCCAAGTCTCAGGTTTTGCATCTGTTACATAATGCTGGAATCAAGGATGTAACCTTGCAGGTGGAGTGTGTTGGATAG
- the LOC137809714 gene encoding lysine histidine transporter 2-like, which produces MSMTVETVRTIVRKMTIDTADNNAINDWLPVTASRNAKWWYSAFHNLTAMVGAGVLTLPYAMSMMGWGPGTVILLLSWIITLFTLWQMVEMHEMVPGVRFDRYHELGQHAFGEKLGLYIVVPQQLLVEVGTCIVYMVTGGTSLKKFHQTVCPSCTNIRSSYWIVIFGSVNLALSLCPNFNSISAVSLAAAVMSITYSTIAWAASLKRGVLPDVDYSFKANSDTDAVFNFMCAMGDVAFSYAGHNVVMEIQATIPSTPENPSKKAMWKGVIVAYLGVGFCYFPVAFIGYYVFGNTVDDNILITLDKPFWLIAAANMFVIVHVIGGYQVFSMPVFDMMETLLVKQFKFPPSFTLRFVARTLFVVMTMLIGICIPFFGSLLGFLGGFAFAPTSYFLPCIIWLKLYKPKRFRLSWIINWTCIVLGVMLMILAPIGALRKIIISAEHYKFFS; this is translated from the exons ATGTCCATGACAGTGGAAACAGTAAGAACTATAGTAAGAAAAATGACGATTGATACTGCAGATAACAATGCCATCAATGATTGGCTTCCTGTCACTGCCTCCCGAAATGCAAAATGGTGGTACTCAGCCTTCCACAACCTCACTGCCATGGTTGGTGCCGGTGTCCTCACACTTCCTTATGCCATGTCTATGATGGGCTG GGGTCCAGGGACTGTTATTCTGTTATTGTCATGGATCATCACGTTGTTTACCCTATGGCAAATGGTTGAGATGCATGAAATGGTGCCTGGTGTGAGATTCGATAGGTATCACGAACTAGGGCAACACGCCTTTGGTGAGAAGTTGGGTCTCTATATCGTGGTTCCTCAGCAGTTACTTGTTGAGGTGGGGACGTGCATTGTGTACATGGTGACAGGAGGAACATCACTGAAGAAGTTTCATCAAACTGTTTGCCCCTCCTGCACAAACATTAGGAGCTCCTATTGGATTGTTATCTTTGGTTCTGTAAACTTGGCTCTCTCTCTGTGTCCCAACTTCAACTCTATTTCTGCAGTCTCTTTGGCTGCAGCCGTCATGTCTATCAC TTACTCAACCATTGCTTGGGCGGCTTCCCTTAAGAGGGGCGTTCTACCAGATGTGGACTATAGCTTCAAAGCCAACAGCGATACAGATGCTGTGTTCAACTTCATGTGTGCTATGGGAGACGTAGCATTCTCTTATGCAGGTCACAATGTGGTTATGGAAATCCAAGCAACAATACCTTCTACACCAGAGAATCCTTCCAAGAAAGCAATGTGGAAAGGAGTTATAGTTGCTTACTTGGGAGTTGGTTTTTGCTACTTTCCTGTCGCCTTCATTGGATACTATGTATTTGGAAACACTGTCGATGATAATATCCTCATCACACTCGATAAACCTTTTTGGCTTATTGCAGCAGCTAACATGTTTGTTATTGTCCATGTTATTGGAGGCTACCAG GTATTCTCAATGCCAGTGTTTGATATGATGGAAACCCTATTGGTGAAGCAATTCAAATTTCCTCCTAGTTTCACACTACGCTTTGTTGCTCGCACTTTATTCGTAG TAATGACAATGTTAATTGGCATATGCATCCCCTTCTTCGGTTCTCTTCTTGGATTTCTAGGAGGCTTTGCCTTTGCCCCAACATCCTACTTT CTACCCTGTATCATATGGCTTAAACTCTACAAACCAAAGAGATTTCGCTTGTCTTGGATAATCAATTGG ACATGCATCGTGCTTGGGGTTATGTTGATGATACTAGCTCCAATTGGTGCATTAAGAAAAATCATTATTTCAGCTGAGCACTACAAGTTCTTTTCGTGA
- the LOC137811577 gene encoding uncharacterized protein, giving the protein MPPSQFPLRWETTGDQWWYASPIDYAAANGLYDLVTELLHLDTNLLIKLTSLRRIRRLEAVWDDESRFEDVAKCRSKVARNLMLECEIGKGHNSLIRAGYGGWLLYTAASAGDAHFVLELLGRDPLLVFGEGEYGVTDMLYAAARGKNCEVFKLLLHSALSRKDTLAGTEAELEDKLDEGSKVFKRDVMNRAIHAAARGGNWEILKQLLGSVSASQIFSYRDSQGSTVLHAAAARGQVEVVRNLIESYDIVNSIDAQGNTALHVASYRGYLPVVEILIGASPSLTTLANNYGDTFLHMAVVGFRSPGFCRLDKHIELMKQLTTEKIVSMKDIINVRNNEGRTALHVAVMHNIKCDVVELLMSVSSIDLNIRDADGVTPLDHLRRRSSSASSDILIKQLISAGGISNCTDYMTRNALVSHLRTHGIGASPGTSFRIPDSEILLYTGIENSCDTNYDQASVESNSWSSEINNYDSANSPCNSNFSSVNYGPRRLKFLLQWHGIRDTKEAASELEDDISVNSFSSRNNLEDLPIPLRQKYSKMCSLPNNKRTLSIKTYLPSASAKKYFHAGLMQGVIKVKPQGPLPVHSTSSLFQELSISSHASNNKQNRVDIMEPSCSNRPMHGGGSLHLNYKQGSFNKKMMNRYFSFGAHGQALEDANSCTKSSRSSKNFSSLVA; this is encoded by the exons ATGCCTCCCTCTCAATTTCCTCTTCGTTGGGAAACTACAGGTGACCAGTGGTGGTATGCATCTCCCATTGATTATGCTGCTGCAAATGGCCTCTATGATCTCGTCACTGAGCTTCTCCACCTTGACACCAACCTCCTCATCAAGCTCACCTCCCTCCGCCGAATTCGCCGCCTTGAAGCCGTCTGGGACGATGAGTCTAGGTTTGAGGATGTCGCCAAGTGCCGCTCCAAGGTTGCTAGGAATCTTATGCTCGAGTGTGAGATAGGAAAAGGGCACAACTCTCTCATCCGTGCAGGCTATGGTGGATGGCTTCTCTACACTGCTGCTTCGGCTGGGGATGCTCACTTTGTTCTCGAGTTGTTGGGGAGAGACCCTTTGTTGGTGTTTGGTGAAGGAGAGTATGGTGTCACTGACATGCTGTATGCTGCAGCCAGGGGCAAGAACTGTGAGGTCTTTAAACTCCTGCTTCATTCTGCTCTGTCAAGAAAGGATACTCTTGCTGGCACTGAAGCAGAATTGGAAGACAAGTTGGATGAAGGTTCTAAGGTTTTCAAGAGGGATGTGATGAATAGGGCCATTCATGCTGCTGCCAGAGGAGGGAATTGGGAAATACTGAAGCAGCTTCTAGGAAGTGTTTCTGCTTCTCAGATTTTCTCTTATAGAGATTCCCAAGGATCTACTGTCTTGCATGCAGCTGCTGCAAGAGGCCAGGTTGAG GTTGTGAGAAATCTAATTGAATCCTATGATATCGTCAACTCAATTGATGCTCAAGGAAATACAGCATTACATGTAGCTTCTTACAGAGGTTACTTACCCGTGGTAGAGATTCTGATTGGAGCATCTCCCTCATTAACAACTTTAGCCAATAACTATGGAGATACTTTTCTTCACATGGCAGTGGTTGGTTTCAGAAGCCCTGGTTTCTGTAGACTGGACAAGCACATCGAACTCATGAAGCAATTGACAACTGAAAAGATTGTGAGCATGAAGGACATCATCAATGTCAGGAACAATGAAGGAAGAACAGCTCTTCATGTTGCTGTGATGCATAATATCAAATGTGATGTGGTGGAATTACTGATGTCTGTTTCATCAATTGATTTGAACATTCGTGATGCTGATGGCGTGACCCCTTTGGATCATCTTAGGCGAAGATCAAGTTCAGCATCTTCTGACATTTTGATCAAGCAGTTAATTTCAGCTGGAGGGATCTCTAATTGTACGGACTATATGACAAGAAATGCTCTTGTTAGCCATCTTAGGACTCATGGTATTGGAGCCAGTCCTGGAACATCATTTAGAATACCAGATTCTGAAATATTGTTGTACACTGGCATTGAGAATTCATGTGATACCAATTATGATCAGGCAAGTGTGGAATCAAATTCATGGTCAAGTGAAATAAACAATTATGACTCAGCCAATTCCCCATGCAACAGCAACTTTAGTTCTGTTAATTATGGTCCAAGGCGTTTGAAGTTTCTGCTCCAGTGGCATGGGATAAGAGACACAAAAGAAGCAGCCTCGGAGTTGGAAGATGATATTTCTGTGAATTCTTTTAGTTCAAGGAACAACTTGGAAGACCTTCCCATCCCATTGAGGCAAAAATACTCAAAAATGTGTTCTCTTCCAAACAACAAAAGAACATTATCTATAAAGACTTATCTTCCAAGTGCTTCAgccaaaaaatattttcatgcaGGTCTAATGCAAGGCGTGATTAAGGTAAAGCCACAAGGCCCTCTACCTGTTCATTCAACTTCTAGTCTTTTTCAGGAACTATCTATCTCTTCTCATGCTTCGAATAATAAGCAAAATCGTGTTGATATAATGGAACCCTCATGCTCAAATCGACCAATGCATGGTGGTGGCAGCCTACACTTGAACTATAAGCAGGGCTCTTTCAATAAGAAAATGATGAACCGGTATTTTTCTTTTGGAGCACATGGCCAGGCTTTGGAAGATGCAAATAGCTGCACAAAGTCAAGTCGCAGCTCTAAGAATTTTAGTTCTTTAGTTGCATAA